Proteins encoded within one genomic window of Sulfolobales archaeon:
- a CDS encoding ABC transporter ATP-binding protein: MPLLETRKLFSGYGSLKVLFDVNFSAEANKITVVVGPNGAGKTTLMNSIVGLATLFSGNIFFKDKDISRMPPYKIAKLGISYVPQIGNIFSSLTVEENLRMAGYLLPQEEIKDRIEEILDIFPVLSEFRRRKAGTLSGGERRMLAIGMALMRKPEIMLLDEVTTDLAPKIVKKVLDTVVELRDRHKITIILVEQHAAKALQIGDKAYLLVSGTIRYEGEPQELLKNPDFARLYLGIT, translated from the coding sequence ATGCCTCTTTTAGAGACCAGAAAACTCTTCTCGGGATATGGAAGTCTCAAAGTTCTCTTCGACGTTAATTTTAGTGCGGAAGCTAATAAGATAACAGTTGTCGTAGGACCTAATGGAGCTGGAAAAACAACTCTGATGAACTCTATAGTAGGTCTCGCAACTCTTTTCTCAGGAAACATATTCTTTAAAGATAAGGATATAAGTAGAATGCCCCCATACAAGATAGCTAAGCTAGGGATCTCATACGTGCCTCAAATAGGTAATATATTCTCATCGTTAACAGTAGAAGAGAATCTTAGAATGGCAGGATATCTTCTTCCTCAGGAGGAGATTAAAGATAGAATAGAAGAGATCTTAGATATATTTCCTGTGCTTTCAGAATTTAGAAGAAGAAAAGCTGGGACGCTAAGTGGTGGTGAGAGAAGAATGCTAGCAATTGGCATGGCTCTTATGAGAAAACCTGAGATAATGCTTCTAGATGAAGTGACAACAGATCTGGCACCTAAGATAGTCAAAAAAGTTCTAGATACCGTAGTTGAACTCAGAGATAGACATAAGATAACAATAATATTAGTAGAGCAACACGCGGCAAAAGCCCTTCAGATAGGAGATAAGGCTTACCTGCTGGTAAGTGGAACTATAAGGTATGAGGGAGAACCTCAAGAGCTTCTTAAGAATCCTGACTTTGCAAGACTATATCTAGGGATCACATAA
- a CDS encoding ABC transporter ATP-binding protein has protein sequence MSRELSEKTSIPILETRDLVKRFGGLVAVNRVNMKILRNKITLLIGPNGAGKTTFVNLCTGVLKADEGRIIYRPDPDGSSIDITDLEPHKRYKMGIVRTFQIPQPFLSLTVLDNVLVAMNNPGENPLIAPIKNLWRKSEEENISKALNILRMVGLEKNWDQTAKALGAGQLKMLEVARALATGANLIILDEPIGGTDPAYAHEIFKQIRKIRENSSVSFLVIEHRIDIALPFADYVYVMDRGRVIAEGDPQSIVNNPQVIEVYIG, from the coding sequence TTGAGCAGAGAATTAAGCGAAAAAACTTCTATTCCCATTCTGGAGACCAGGGATCTTGTGAAAAGATTCGGTGGTCTAGTAGCCGTTAACAGGGTTAATATGAAGATTTTACGAAATAAGATAACTCTTCTGATAGGACCTAATGGTGCTGGGAAGACGACATTTGTAAATCTATGTACAGGTGTGTTAAAAGCTGATGAAGGGAGAATCATATATAGACCGGATCCTGACGGAAGTTCTATTGATATAACAGATCTAGAACCTCATAAGAGGTATAAGATGGGTATAGTTAGAACCTTTCAAATACCACAACCCTTCTTATCTCTCACAGTACTAGACAACGTGCTTGTTGCAATGAACAACCCCGGTGAAAATCCTCTTATAGCTCCTATAAAAAATTTATGGCGTAAGAGTGAAGAGGAGAATATCTCTAAAGCTCTTAATATATTAAGAATGGTAGGTCTTGAAAAGAACTGGGATCAGACCGCTAAAGCTCTCGGAGCTGGACAACTTAAGATGCTAGAAGTTGCTAGAGCTCTCGCGACAGGAGCGAATCTTATAATCTTAGACGAGCCTATAGGAGGCACAGACCCTGCATACGCACACGAGATCTTTAAACAGATTAGAAAGATTAGAGAGAATAGTAGTGTGAGCTTTCTGGTTATAGAGCATAGAATAGATATAGCGCTTCCTTTCGCAGATTATGTCTATGTTATGGATAGAGGAAGAGTAATAGCGGAGGGAGATCCTCAGAGTATTGTTAATAATCCTCAGGTTATAGAAGTTTACATAGGGTGA
- a CDS encoding ABC transporter substrate-binding protein, giving the protein MSKAGISKITAVALSIALLVVGLIGGYLLGISMAPPAGVGTATTATVAVTAPATGLSGDIPIGMTIPLTGVLSTFGKQYRVVAEKAAEEINSYLASLGRPWRIRLIFEDTATDPKTALDKVMALHGRGVKVFIGLASSAEVAEVKSYVDANKLLVISPSSTSPALALNDMILRYTPNDLYQGKAIAKIMWLRGVRWIAPIWRGDTWGDGLEKATVESFNSICKASGESCGVLEGVRYDPAAKEFSVEASRLNSIVSDAVSKYGANKVGVLMISFEEAAALIAAAKNYPVLGSVIWQGSDGTAAVQPLLDPPIAEFAVKVKLWNTMASPGISPYTEKIRKWVKDALGMEPMGYTYFVYDALWTVALAIDACGKYDGEAIKNTLPLILSHYIGASGFIVLDSNGDRALGDYDLWAVVFENGTYTWKVVGLYRGLTETIEFYT; this is encoded by the coding sequence ATGAGTAAAGCCGGTATATCCAAGATCACGGCAGTGGCTTTATCAATAGCACTTCTAGTGGTAGGACTTATAGGAGGTTATCTACTTGGAATATCCATGGCACCCCCAGCGGGTGTGGGAACAGCCACCACAGCAACTGTCGCTGTTACAGCACCAGCGACTGGGCTTAGCGGGGATATACCTATTGGTATGACAATACCACTTACAGGCGTTCTATCAACCTTTGGAAAACAATATAGAGTTGTAGCTGAAAAAGCTGCTGAGGAAATCAACTCTTATCTAGCTTCTCTCGGGAGGCCTTGGAGGATACGTTTAATATTTGAAGACACTGCTACAGATCCTAAGACAGCTCTAGATAAGGTTATGGCATTACATGGTAGAGGGGTTAAGGTTTTTATTGGTCTCGCATCCAGTGCTGAGGTTGCTGAGGTAAAGAGTTATGTAGATGCTAATAAACTTCTGGTTATATCGCCTTCTTCGACTTCTCCGGCTCTAGCTCTTAATGATATGATACTGAGATACACGCCAAATGATCTTTATCAGGGTAAGGCTATAGCTAAGATCATGTGGCTCAGAGGTGTGAGATGGATTGCTCCTATATGGAGAGGAGATACCTGGGGAGACGGGCTTGAGAAGGCTACTGTAGAGAGTTTTAATAGCATATGCAAGGCCAGTGGCGAATCCTGTGGAGTGCTTGAAGGAGTAAGATACGATCCTGCAGCTAAGGAGTTCTCTGTAGAGGCAAGCAGGTTGAATTCTATAGTATCTGACGCTGTGTCTAAGTATGGTGCTAATAAAGTAGGTGTTCTCATGATAAGCTTTGAAGAAGCAGCTGCATTAATAGCTGCAGCTAAGAATTATCCGGTTCTTGGAAGCGTTATATGGCAGGGATCCGATGGAACGGCAGCAGTGCAACCGCTTCTAGATCCTCCTATAGCTGAGTTCGCCGTTAAAGTTAAGCTGTGGAATACAATGGCTTCACCAGGAATATCTCCATATACTGAGAAGATCAGAAAGTGGGTTAAAGATGCGTTAGGAATGGAGCCTATGGGATATACATACTTCGTATATGATGCTTTATGGACTGTAGCTCTGGCCATAGATGCATGCGGCAAGTATGATGGTGAAGCAATTAAGAACACATTACCATTAATTCTCTCACACTACATAGGAGCCTCAGGGTTCATTGTTCTTGATAGCAACGGTGATAGAGCTCTAGGAGATTACGATCTGTGGGCTGTGGTATTCGAAAATGGCACGTATACGTGGAAGGTAGTAGGACTATATCGTGGGCTTACAGAGACAATAGAATTCTATACATAA
- a CDS encoding branched-chain amino acid ABC transporter permease: MIESDLIVKALAYASGIGIGAAAITLIYSTTRTFNFAHASMVAWGFYIVFTMTTFFGGSPYYYLPLAGLFSSLLGIILYLAVNRRLLERGASEVTLMMSTLGVDLIFFGFLNVYIDYIARLIAARNIPVNPFFFVLETKDFTIPYLNIRGAGLVGPLILVVGVLFLHLLLTRTKIGIAMRASIENPSLAASLGVNPYIIYLVAWILGGFMAGLSGGFLSLVQTGNNYVGMLLIVSFFAGSIVGGLYSIFGSLLGGLLIGLSEYIGIYLLSIYLGGGILAYRPAIPLAVMVATLLIQPSGLAGVNWQGLYRKLREILR; encoded by the coding sequence TTGATAGAATCAGATCTCATAGTTAAGGCTCTGGCGTATGCTAGTGGTATAGGTATTGGTGCTGCTGCTATAACCCTGATCTATAGTACTACTCGAACATTTAATTTCGCTCATGCTAGCATGGTTGCATGGGGATTCTATATTGTATTTACCATGACTACATTCTTTGGAGGTTCTCCTTATTACTATCTACCTCTAGCAGGATTGTTCTCTTCGCTCCTAGGAATTATACTCTATTTAGCAGTTAACAGAAGACTTTTAGAGAGAGGAGCTAGCGAAGTCACCCTTATGATGTCTACCTTAGGAGTTGATCTTATTTTCTTCGGATTTCTTAACGTCTATATAGACTATATAGCGAGATTAATAGCAGCAAGGAATATTCCTGTTAATCCATTCTTCTTCGTGCTTGAAACGAAAGATTTCACAATACCATATCTGAATATAAGAGGTGCAGGTCTTGTAGGTCCTCTGATCCTAGTAGTAGGTGTGTTATTCCTTCATCTGCTTCTAACGAGAACAAAGATTGGTATTGCTATGAGAGCTTCTATAGAAAATCCTAGTCTCGCAGCTAGTCTCGGTGTGAATCCATATATTATATATCTCGTAGCCTGGATATTAGGAGGTTTCATGGCCGGGCTTAGCGGGGGTTTTCTGAGCCTGGTTCAAACCGGTAATAATTATGTTGGAATGCTTCTAATAGTCTCATTCTTCGCAGGATCTATAGTAGGAGGTCTATACTCTATCTTCGGAAGTCTTTTAGGAGGTCTTCTTATAGGGTTAAGCGAGTATATTGGTATATATCTTCTCTCAATATACCTAGGAGGAGGAATTCTAGCTTACAGACCTGCAATCCCTCTAGCTGTAATGGTGGCAACTCTACTAATCCAGCCTTCAGGATTAGCTGGTGTTAATTGGCAGGGTTTATACAGAAAACTCAGAGAGATACTGAGGTGA
- a CDS encoding branched-chain amino acid ABC transporter permease: MDGELSIFIMQILLNFGIYLIVTLSLNLEVGFLGLPQFGRVLTVLMGAIVAGGISGRIIAFYLGFPWGMEYTGYDNYRIVSEISDILANNPLLSLQYLIMTLILAALLGGLIGYLTAYPALRLKEAYLGITLLAFGDIMNTIAWNFEPLAGGTTGVLVPDPFRFLGGYRFVGAVAIILAIAILVYVYVEYLTRSPYGRVLRAVRDSEVAAVVYGKSITSLRRNTLIIGGALAAIGGALWSMYTGSFKAVTYTRLVWTFWPWAFMMLGGTGNNFGVLLGVLIFSIARTFIIVYKGLISTYLMISPEWLEYILVGLVIVLLVLFRPQGIIPEKPLSTLGRKEINRLVEEYLGRTERK, from the coding sequence ATGGATGGTGAGCTGTCGATATTTATAATGCAGATCTTACTTAACTTCGGTATATATCTTATAGTGACCTTAAGCCTTAATCTAGAGGTGGGATTTCTAGGACTTCCTCAGTTCGGTCGAGTCCTCACAGTTCTCATGGGAGCTATAGTTGCTGGAGGTATCTCTGGAAGGATTATAGCATTCTACCTAGGATTTCCTTGGGGTATGGAGTATACAGGATATGATAATTATAGGATTGTCAGCGAGATATCAGATATCCTAGCTAACAATCCTCTGCTATCTTTACAGTATCTAATCATGACATTGATCCTAGCAGCACTCTTAGGCGGTTTAATAGGATATCTAACTGCATATCCAGCTCTCAGACTTAAAGAAGCTTATCTAGGAATAACACTGCTAGCATTTGGAGATATAATGAATACCATTGCCTGGAATTTCGAACCTCTAGCTGGGGGGACAACAGGTGTTCTCGTGCCTGATCCATTTAGATTCTTAGGCGGTTATAGATTTGTTGGTGCAGTAGCTATAATTCTAGCGATAGCTATTCTAGTGTATGTCTATGTAGAATATTTAACAAGATCCCCTTATGGAAGGGTTTTAAGAGCTGTAAGAGATTCTGAGGTAGCTGCAGTTGTTTATGGTAAGAGTATCACTAGTCTGAGAAGAAACACTCTGATCATAGGAGGAGCTCTTGCAGCAATAGGAGGAGCTTTATGGAGCATGTACACTGGAAGCTTTAAAGCTGTGACATATACAAGACTTGTATGGACCTTCTGGCCTTGGGCTTTCATGATGCTTGGTGGAACAGGTAATAACTTCGGTGTGCTTCTAGGCGTGCTCATATTCTCTATAGCGAGAACCTTTATAATTGTCTATAAAGGCCTTATCTCCACATATCTTATGATCAGTCCAGAATGGCTTGAGTACATATTGGTAGGTCTCGTTATAGTGCTCTTAGTTCTATTCAGACCTCAGGGTATCATACCGGAGAAACCTTTATCCACTCTCGGCCGCAAAGAGATCAACAGACTTGTAGAGGAATATTTGGGAAGAACCGAGAGAAAATAA
- a CDS encoding Kae1-associated kinase Bud32, producing MEILKEISRGAEAVLYRSRFFGVDVVIKYREPKRYMDPKLDKVMRERRTINEARVMKELRDRGVEVPSVLYVNPEESIIVIEFIEGISLRDYLMKGGDPLKILKAGEILGKIHLNNIFHGDPTVSNYLVDALGRVWILDFGLSGYSKDIEEKAVDLHLAYRSLETLPLSNTDELKNLFFKGYKNMYEQADEVLKRAYEIRMMGRYVAERKIKGVYKF from the coding sequence ATGGAGATCTTGAAAGAGATAAGTAGAGGAGCTGAAGCGGTTTTATATAGGTCTAGATTCTTTGGAGTTGATGTTGTTATCAAGTATAGAGAACCTAAGAGATATATGGATCCAAAGCTTGATAAGGTTATGAGAGAAAGAAGAACTATTAATGAAGCTAGAGTAATGAAAGAACTCAGAGATAGAGGAGTTGAGGTTCCTTCAGTGCTCTACGTAAATCCTGAGGAAAGTATCATAGTGATCGAATTTATCGAGGGAATCTCTCTCAGAGATTATCTGATGAAAGGAGGAGATCCTCTGAAAATTCTTAAAGCTGGAGAGATTTTGGGTAAGATTCATTTGAACAATATATTTCATGGAGATCCTACGGTGTCAAACTATCTAGTAGACGCTCTGGGAAGAGTATGGATCCTTGATTTCGGGTTATCAGGATATAGCAAAGATATAGAGGAGAAAGCTGTGGACCTCCATCTTGCTTATAGATCCTTAGAAACACTACCTCTATCCAATACAGATGAATTGAAAAACTTATTCTTCAAGGGATATAAAAATATGTATGAGCAAGCTGATGAAGTTTTAAAAAGAGCCTATGAGATCCGTATGATGGGTAGATATGTAGCTGAGAGAAAGATTAAAGGTGTATACAAATTCTGA
- the kae1 gene encoding KEOPS complex N(6)-L-threonylcarbamoyladenine synthase Kae1, with amino-acid sequence MEDLVLGIESTAHTFGVGIVSDEENFILADERVVYKPERGGIHPRESSRYLASEAPEVIKRALESSGIKLREINAIAVSLGPGLGPVLRVGATIARAMASFYRKPLIPVNHAVAHIEIGLRLTGARDPVIVYLSGGNSAVIALVERRYRIFGETLDIALGNLLDTFAREVGLGPPYVVDGLHVVDRCAEKGNDIVEEIPYVVKGQDLSFSGILTAALKAYRRGEKLENICYTLREIAYSMVAEVAERCIAHTRKKELMIVGGVAASPVLRRKMEIAGERHGAEVYVVPPKYAVDNGVMIAWTGLLMYRSGISIDIERSVIRPRWRVDEVEIIWRS; translated from the coding sequence GTGGAGGATCTTGTTCTCGGTATAGAATCTACTGCTCATACTTTTGGTGTAGGTATAGTATCTGATGAGGAGAATTTCATATTAGCTGATGAGAGGGTTGTATATAAACCGGAGAGAGGAGGGATCCATCCAAGAGAATCTTCTAGATACCTAGCATCCGAAGCTCCAGAGGTTATTAAGAGAGCTCTAGAGAGTTCCGGTATCAAACTACGTGAAATTAATGCTATAGCAGTGTCTCTAGGCCCGGGTCTAGGACCTGTTCTCAGGGTTGGAGCTACAATTGCTAGAGCTATGGCAAGCTTCTATAGAAAGCCTTTAATACCTGTTAACCATGCTGTTGCTCATATAGAGATAGGTTTGAGACTTACAGGAGCTAGAGATCCTGTTATAGTATATCTCTCAGGAGGTAATTCAGCTGTGATAGCATTAGTAGAGAGAAGATACAGGATCTTCGGTGAAACTCTTGACATAGCTCTCGGGAATCTTCTCGACACATTTGCTAGAGAAGTTGGTTTAGGACCTCCATATGTTGTGGATGGACTTCACGTGGTTGATAGATGTGCTGAGAAAGGTAATGATATAGTTGAGGAGATACCCTACGTTGTTAAAGGCCAAGATCTTTCATTCTCAGGAATACTAACAGCGGCTCTGAAAGCTTATAGAAGAGGTGAGAAGCTCGAGAACATATGCTACACACTAAGAGAGATAGCTTACTCTATGGTTGCAGAAGTTGCCGAGAGATGTATTGCTCACACGAGAAAGAAAGAGCTCATGATAGTTGGAGGGGTTGCAGCAAGTCCTGTACTAAGAAGAAAGATGGAGATTGCCGGAGAGAGACATGGAGCGGAGGTTTATGTGGTTCCTCCTAAATATGCTGTTGATAACGGTGTTATGATAGCTTGGACAGGTCTTCTCATGTATAGGTCTGGTATCTCTATAGATATTGAAAGAAGCGTTATAAGACCTCGATGGAGGGTTGATGAGGTTGAGATCATATGGAGATCTTGA
- a CDS encoding pyridoxal-phosphate dependent enzyme, whose protein sequence is MWYCPECGFTEDIWRKYYYKCPRCGAPLDVRYDVSYETRGGRGFSRFESMLPFVPEKSRGEGSTPLVIEKEEEVSLLFKLEYLNPSGSFKDRGTALSIYYARRLGFENIVEDTSGNTGISVALYSKLYGMKSRIVMPRTAPEGKKKLVRMLGGEIIETETRSEASEKVLSFLGDSYYVAHLWSPFYIIGASTIAYEVFEEYSAPDAIIAPVGSGGLILGIIRGFENLLKEGRIRRMPRPIAVQGYSSQPLYVKIHGERVIGEDSSLADGIMVQNPPRLNEIASKIREYNGEVVLVGNSDIRAAWNLLLERGFLVEPTSATVYAAYMKIRKKLEGLKVLLPLTGSGLKM, encoded by the coding sequence ATGTGGTATTGTCCTGAATGTGGTTTTACAGAAGATATATGGCGTAAATATTATTATAAATGCCCTAGATGCGGCGCACCTTTAGATGTCAGATACGATGTCTCCTATGAAACACGTGGTGGAAGAGGTTTCTCAAGATTTGAGAGTATGCTACCTTTCGTGCCTGAGAAGAGTAGAGGTGAAGGATCTACACCTCTAGTTATAGAGAAAGAAGAAGAGGTTTCTCTACTTTTTAAGCTAGAGTATCTCAATCCTAGTGGTAGTTTTAAGGATAGAGGTACGGCTCTCTCTATATATTACGCCAGAAGGCTTGGATTTGAGAATATAGTGGAAGATACTAGTGGTAATACAGGGATCTCTGTTGCACTATATTCGAAACTCTATGGTATGAAATCCAGGATTGTGATGCCTAGAACAGCTCCTGAGGGTAAGAAGAAACTTGTCAGAATGCTTGGGGGAGAGATTATAGAGACAGAGACAAGATCTGAGGCTTCAGAGAAAGTACTAAGCTTTCTAGGTGATTCATATTATGTAGCTCATTTGTGGAGCCCTTTCTACATCATAGGAGCCTCTACAATAGCCTATGAAGTATTTGAAGAATACTCTGCTCCTGACGCAATCATAGCTCCTGTAGGCTCTGGAGGATTAATCCTGGGAATTATAAGAGGTTTCGAGAATCTATTGAAGGAAGGTAGGATTAGAAGAATGCCTAGACCGATAGCCGTTCAAGGTTATAGTTCTCAACCCTTGTACGTGAAGATCCATGGGGAAAGAGTTATAGGGGAGGACTCAAGTTTAGCTGATGGAATAATGGTTCAAAACCCACCTAGATTAAATGAGATAGCTAGTAAGATCAGAGAATATAATGGAGAGGTTGTTCTCGTGGGAAACAGCGATATTAGAGCCGCATGGAATCTGCTATTAGAGAGAGGATTTCTAGTAGAGCCTACATCTGCAACAGTTTATGCGGCTTATATGAAGATCAGAAAGAAACTCGAAGGATTGAAAGTACTCCTACCATTAACAGGTTCAGGTCTGAAGATGTAA
- a CDS encoding radical SAM protein codes for MNRWRVIRPFDPWNSPLCTCPLKWTVNPYTGCGHKCLYCYASSYIKDFFRPRLKERILADARRDLNSIPRGSVIELSASSDPFQPMEKDHMITYRLSREILSRGYKILYTTKAPNILLEYKDLIERYRNRIAVAVTITTLNEKIASVLEPGAPPPSIRLKAIQELGKLGIPITVRIDPIIPYINSDDESIKRLVEKIAEVGALQITSSTYKAKPDNFKRISEAFPHLRKKLYDLYYVEGESFKGYKYLPKNLRREMMSMVREYAVSMGLKFATCREDLVELHTRNTVCDGSGFIRDIDG; via the coding sequence ATGAATAGATGGAGAGTTATCAGACCCTTCGATCCTTGGAATTCTCCTCTATGTACATGTCCTCTCAAATGGACTGTAAATCCTTACACAGGTTGTGGTCATAAATGTCTTTACTGCTATGCCTCTAGTTATATAAAAGATTTCTTCAGACCAAGACTCAAGGAGAGAATTCTTGCTGATGCTAGAAGAGATCTTAATAGTATACCGAGAGGATCTGTAATAGAACTTTCTGCAAGTAGTGATCCTTTCCAGCCTATGGAGAAAGATCATATGATAACATATAGACTCTCTAGAGAGATCCTTTCTAGAGGGTATAAGATACTTTACACAACCAAAGCACCAAATATACTTCTTGAATATAAAGATCTCATAGAAAGATATCGTAATAGAATAGCTGTTGCGGTGACCATAACAACCTTAAACGAGAAGATAGCATCAGTTCTCGAACCTGGAGCACCACCTCCATCTATTAGATTAAAAGCTATTCAAGAGCTGGGCAAGCTCGGGATCCCTATAACTGTAAGAATCGATCCCATAATACCTTATATCAATAGCGATGATGAAAGCATAAAAAGATTAGTAGAGAAAATAGCTGAGGTAGGAGCTCTCCAGATAACATCGTCAACATACAAAGCCAAGCCTGATAATTTTAAAAGAATTTCAGAAGCATTTCCTCATCTCAGAAAGAAGCTTTACGATTTATACTATGTTGAAGGAGAGAGTTTCAAAGGCTACAAATATCTCCCCAAGAATCTTAGGCGCGAGATGATGTCTATGGTAAGAGAGTATGCAGTGAGTATGGGACTTAAGTTTGCAACATGTAGAGAAGACCTTGTAGAGCTTCATACAAGAAATACGGTGTGCGATGGCTCTGGATTTATTAGAGATATAGATGGATAG
- a CDS encoding radical SAM protein, whose product MNSSGVLRKAILYKRIDEDIIQCLVCERRCMIRNGSTGICKNYANINNELYHLGYGALSAVESRPIEIKPLYHYWPNSTSLTFSGYACNFYCPWCQNHHISFVRTIPQNKEIIPPEKLVKLAIESGDEGLCASFNEPATIFDYLIDVFSLGRKRGLYSTIVTNGYLTQRAIDMLVESGVDGWSIDIKGCPMMRRALASIDHEIIFRNARRILDQGGHVEMVYLVVTNTNDFEECYKWIIYKHVEILGENIPLHVNRYYPANYWKELSTPVEKLYRIAEEARRNGVEYVYIGNIGDPELETTRCPKCGKILVRRFMYRVVYFRLDRTGGEYRCPRCGYKIYMRGAYIDKH is encoded by the coding sequence ATGAATTCTTCTGGAGTTCTTCGAAAAGCTATATTATATAAGAGAATCGATGAAGACATCATACAATGTCTTGTATGTGAGAGAAGATGTATGATAAGGAATGGCTCTACAGGTATCTGCAAAAACTACGCAAATATAAATAACGAACTGTATCACTTAGGATACGGTGCTCTAAGTGCTGTTGAGAGCAGACCTATAGAGATCAAACCCTTATATCATTACTGGCCTAATAGCACTTCGCTTACCTTCTCAGGCTATGCATGTAATTTCTACTGCCCCTGGTGTCAGAATCATCATATTAGTTTTGTTAGGACAATTCCCCAGAATAAAGAGATCATACCTCCTGAGAAACTTGTAAAGCTGGCTATTGAATCAGGAGATGAAGGTCTTTGCGCCAGCTTCAACGAGCCTGCTACAATCTTTGATTATCTGATAGATGTCTTCTCATTGGGGAGGAAGAGAGGACTTTATTCTACTATCGTGACTAACGGCTACCTGACTCAGAGAGCTATAGACATGCTAGTCGAATCTGGGGTGGATGGATGGAGTATAGATATAAAAGGTTGTCCTATGATGAGAAGAGCTCTTGCATCAATAGATCATGAGATTATATTCAGAAATGCGAGAAGAATACTAGATCAAGGAGGTCATGTGGAGATGGTTTATCTTGTCGTGACTAATACAAATGATTTCGAGGAATGCTATAAGTGGATTATATATAAGCATGTGGAGATTCTTGGAGAGAATATACCTTTGCATGTGAATAGATACTATCCAGCTAATTATTGGAAAGAGCTTTCCACACCTGTAGAGAAACTCTATAGAATTGCTGAAGAAGCTAGAAGAAATGGTGTAGAGTATGTGTACATAGGTAATATAGGAGATCCTGAACTTGAAACTACTAGATGCCCCAAATGCGGCAAGATTCTTGTCAGAAGATTCATGTATAGAGTTGTATATTTCAGATTAGATAGAACAGGCGGAGAATATAGATGCCCTAGATGCGGTTATAAGATCTATATGAGAGGAGCCTACATAGATAAACATTAG